In one Mucilaginibacter sp. PAMB04168 genomic region, the following are encoded:
- a CDS encoding OsmC family protein, which yields MKRTATAHWNGTLKDGSGHLTTQSTTLNQTQYSFKTRFEQGVGTNPEELIAAAHAGCFTMAVGAALTQQGFTPGNLDTAAVLDLDMAALSITGIHLELKAGTIEGVSEEQFKAVAEDAKKNCIISKALSVPFTLNVIYGV from the coding sequence ATGAAACGCACAGCAACCGCCCACTGGAATGGTACCTTAAAAGATGGCAGTGGCCACTTAACCACCCAAAGCACTACTTTAAATCAAACACAGTACTCTTTTAAAACCCGTTTTGAGCAAGGTGTAGGCACCAACCCCGAGGAGTTGATTGCAGCCGCACATGCCGGTTGCTTTACTATGGCCGTTGGCGCTGCTTTAACTCAGCAAGGTTTTACCCCGGGTAATTTAGATACCGCCGCCGTGCTTGATTTAGATATGGCTGCCCTGAGCATAACCGGAATTCATCTTGAACTCAAAGCCGGTACTATCGAAGGCGTATCTGAAGAGCAGTTTAAGGCTGTTGCTGAAGATGCCAAAAAGAACTGTATAATATCAAAAGCGTTAAGCGTGCCTTTTACGCTCAATGTAATTTACGGCGTTTAA
- a CDS encoding cation:proton antiporter, producing MSTYTTLIILSGLVIFSYLFDLIAGKTKIPSVLLLLFLGVGIRQGLDYFNIKLFDLSTILPTLGTLGLILIVFEGALELKYSPAKNSVIKRSFFSALIILLVTTFSISWLLYELSGGDYYRCFVNAIPFCVVSSAIAIPSASSISKHKKEFIIYESSFSDILTVVLFNFMLSNQHINVGSFAKLGAELATIMAFALGACLLLLYLIGRITHHVKFFLIIALLILVYAIGQSYHLSSLIIVLALGLFLNNADQIRLPWFRKYFIYHGLSIDLKQLLQLSAESAFLMRTFFFVIFGFTMDVYQLQKWSVLIIGGLILVAIYLIRFLYIKLVSKTDLMPELVIVPRGLISVLLYYNLPPALRLPGVETGLLFVVILATSIIMSIGLFAYNRRVGKTEFENV from the coding sequence TTGAGCACATATACTACATTAATAATCCTTAGCGGATTAGTCATTTTTTCGTACCTATTCGACCTCATTGCCGGTAAAACCAAAATACCGTCGGTGTTACTGTTGCTCTTTCTGGGTGTGGGCATCAGGCAGGGGTTAGATTATTTTAATATTAAACTGTTTGATCTTTCAACCATATTACCAACCCTCGGCACCCTAGGATTAATACTTATTGTTTTTGAAGGTGCACTGGAGCTAAAGTATTCGCCGGCTAAAAATTCGGTTATTAAAAGATCCTTTTTTTCGGCATTAATTATTCTGTTGGTTACCACCTTCAGTATCTCCTGGCTGCTTTATGAGCTAAGCGGGGGCGATTATTACCGATGCTTTGTAAACGCTATACCGTTCTGCGTAGTAAGCTCAGCCATTGCTATACCTTCGGCATCCAGCATCAGCAAGCATAAAAAGGAATTCATTATTTACGAATCGTCTTTTTCAGACATTCTTACAGTAGTGCTGTTCAACTTCATGCTCAGCAATCAACATATTAATGTAGGGTCGTTTGCCAAACTTGGGGCCGAATTGGCTACCATAATGGCTTTTGCGCTTGGCGCTTGTTTGCTCCTGCTTTACCTTATTGGCCGCATTACGCACCACGTTAAGTTTTTTTTGATTATTGCGCTGCTCATCCTGGTTTATGCCATTGGCCAATCATACCATTTATCCTCACTTATTATTGTATTGGCACTTGGGCTATTCCTTAACAATGCCGACCAGATACGCCTGCCCTGGTTTCGAAAATATTTTATTTACCATGGTCTAAGTATCGACCTAAAACAACTACTGCAACTTTCAGCCGAGAGCGCTTTTCTGATGCGAACGTTCTTCTTCGTTATATTTGGCTTTACAATGGACGTTTACCAATTGCAAAAGTGGTCGGTACTTATTATAGGCGGCCTTATCCTGGTAGCTATTTATTTAATCCGTTTTCTGTATATAAAGCTGGTATCCAAAACCGACCTGATGCCCGAATTGGTAATTGTTCCGCGCGGATTGATCAGCGTACTACTCTATTATAACCTGCCCCCTGCCCTGCGCCTCCCTGGTGTAGAAACGGGTCTGCTTTTCGTAGTTATTTTGGCCACTAGCATAATCATGAGTATTGGCCTGTTTGCCTATAACCGAAGGGTGGGTAAAACTGAGTTTGAAAATGTTTAA
- a CDS encoding dienelactone hydrolase family protein — translation MSIKTQYVSLNIANGSSMLAYTAKPYTTSAGTPAIIVLQEAFGVNGHIRKVTERFAQEGYIAIAPELFHRTGPEKFEGSYDNFPAVMPHMQALTPEGLTADLQAAYQWLTQQPIDQDKIYSVGYCLGGRVSFLANAILPLKAGVSYYGGGVDQLADKAPDLHGRHLFFWGGKDQHIKPENIQNIIQAVENAGKDYVNVKFSYADHGFNCDERASYNEAASKEAWALTLAFLKNN, via the coding sequence ATGAGCATTAAAACGCAATACGTTAGTTTGAACATAGCCAATGGTAGCAGCATGCTGGCCTACACCGCCAAACCATATACCACTAGCGCCGGTACACCGGCCATTATTGTTTTACAGGAGGCGTTTGGCGTAAATGGCCATATACGTAAAGTAACTGAACGCTTTGCACAAGAAGGCTACATAGCCATAGCGCCCGAGCTGTTTCACCGTACAGGCCCCGAAAAATTTGAGGGCAGCTATGACAACTTTCCGGCCGTAATGCCGCACATGCAGGCACTAACGCCCGAAGGACTAACAGCCGACTTACAGGCCGCTTACCAATGGCTTACCCAACAGCCGATTGACCAAGATAAGATTTACAGCGTAGGTTATTGCCTGGGCGGGCGCGTATCGTTTTTAGCCAACGCCATATTGCCGCTTAAAGCTGGCGTATCCTACTACGGGGGTGGCGTAGATCAGTTGGCCGACAAAGCGCCAGACCTGCACGGCCGTCATCTGTTTTTTTGGGGCGGCAAAGACCAGCACATCAAGCCCGAAAACATCCAAAATATAATACAAGCGGTAGAAAACGCCGGCAAGGATTATGTGAACGTAAAGTTCTCCTACGCCGACCATGGTTTTAACTGCGATGAACGTGCCAGCTACAACGAAGCCGCATCAAAAGAAGCATGGGCGCTCACGCTGGCTTTTTTGAAGAATAATTAG
- the raiA gene encoding ribosome-associated translation inhibitor RaiA has protein sequence MKITVHAIHFSADKKLIDFIQKKANKLEQFSDSITSGDVFLRLENTGEDENKITEIKLLIKGNQLFARHQCKSFEEGTDLAVESLRKQIQKHKQKQTAITDEARKVNTLAVEDEEY, from the coding sequence ATGAAAATTACTGTTCATGCGATTCATTTCAGTGCAGACAAAAAGTTGATTGATTTTATTCAGAAAAAAGCTAACAAGCTAGAACAGTTTAGTGACAGTATAACCAGCGGCGACGTTTTTTTGCGACTGGAGAATACTGGCGAGGATGAAAATAAAATAACGGAGATTAAGTTGTTGATTAAAGGCAACCAGTTGTTTGCCCGCCACCAATGTAAGAGCTTTGAGGAGGGCACAGACCTGGCAGTTGAGAGTTTACGCAAGCAAATTCAGAAGCATAAACAGAAACAAACTGCTATAACAGACGAAGCCAGAAAAGTAAATACACTGGCTGTCGAAGACGAGGAATATTGA
- a CDS encoding tyrosine-type recombinase/integrase → MFLEQFIAYIKYEKRYSPHTVAAYESDLTQFYQFLNHPDVIIAHPSEVTHHHIRNWMVELMNQKLTSRSINRKVATLRKYFKFLLENQHITASPTGRIQTPKIAKQLPVVVEEEKLSRMLDSDHVFEADFKGVRNKLVIELLFGTGMRLAELLGITEADIDLYEGTVKVLGKRNKQRIIPLNRELQQLLQHYLVLKKSEIFDNNSLKLIVTNKGADAYAKMVYLIVHKYLNYISTQDKKSPHVLRHTFATSLLNKGADLNAIKDLLGHASLSATQVYTHNSVERLKSIYKQAHPKAN, encoded by the coding sequence ATGTTTTTAGAGCAGTTTATAGCCTACATCAAGTATGAGAAACGTTATTCGCCTCATACGGTTGCTGCTTACGAGTCTGACCTGACTCAATTCTATCAATTCCTCAATCATCCTGATGTTATTATTGCGCATCCATCTGAGGTAACGCATCACCATATCCGTAACTGGATGGTAGAGCTCATGAATCAGAAGCTCACTAGCCGGTCAATCAACCGCAAGGTGGCCACGTTGCGTAAGTATTTTAAGTTTTTACTGGAAAACCAACACATAACGGCCTCACCCACAGGTCGTATACAAACACCAAAAATAGCCAAACAACTGCCTGTTGTAGTAGAGGAGGAGAAGCTGTCGCGTATGCTGGACAGCGACCATGTTTTTGAAGCCGATTTTAAAGGCGTGCGCAATAAGTTAGTGATAGAGCTGCTGTTTGGTACCGGTATGCGCTTGGCCGAGCTGCTGGGTATCACAGAGGCGGATATTGACCTGTACGAAGGCACGGTTAAAGTGCTGGGCAAACGCAATAAACAACGCATCATTCCGCTTAACCGAGAACTGCAGCAATTGCTGCAACATTACCTGGTGTTAAAGAAAAGTGAAATTTTTGATAACAATTCGTTAAAATTAATCGTTACCAATAAAGGAGCCGATGCTTACGCCAAAATGGTATACTTGATAGTGCATAAATATTTAAACTACATATCCACTCAGGACAAGAAAAGCCCGCACGTGCTGCGGCATACGTTTGCAACAAGCTTATTGAACAAAGGTGCAGACCTTAATGCAATTAAGGATCTGCTGGGGCATGCCAGCCTGAGCGCTACTCAGGTGTACACCCACAACTCCGTTGAACGACTTAAATCTATTTATAAACAAGCCCATCCAAAGGCTAATTAA
- a CDS encoding adenine phosphoribosyltransferase yields MIEQQIKNAIRDVPDFPKPGIVFKDITPILKDPILCERIVEAFATRLQHVKIDAVAGVESRGFLFGLQLAGKLGVPFIPVRKAGKLPYTVKQKVYELEYGTATIELHTDAFAPGQHILIHDDLLATGGTVIATTELIKEMGGIVAGFSFVVGLGFLKGKEKIAPLSDKLVVLAEY; encoded by the coding sequence ATGATTGAGCAGCAAATTAAGAACGCAATACGTGATGTACCCGATTTTCCTAAGCCAGGTATTGTATTTAAGGATATTACCCCTATCCTTAAAGACCCTATATTATGCGAGCGTATTGTTGAAGCTTTTGCCACCCGTTTGCAGCATGTAAAGATTGATGCAGTAGCAGGAGTGGAGAGCCGCGGCTTTTTATTTGGGTTACAACTGGCAGGCAAACTGGGCGTTCCTTTTATTCCGGTACGTAAAGCCGGTAAACTGCCTTATACGGTAAAGCAAAAAGTTTATGAGCTGGAGTATGGCACCGCTACTATTGAGTTGCATACCGATGCTTTTGCCCCCGGACAGCATATATTAATACATGATGATTTGCTGGCCACCGGCGGCACCGTTATTGCTACTACCGAGCTGATCAAAGAAATGGGCGGCATTGTAGCAGGATTTAGCTTTGTGGTAGGGTTGGGCTTTTTAAAAGGCAAAGAGAAGATTGCGCCTTTGAGTGATAAATTGGTCGTATTAGCAGAGTATTAA
- a CDS encoding AI-2E family transporter: MQTKQYPFYLQATVILFGLILFVYVLSTLADILIPLAFAAFIAILLNRLVNRLQKIGVPRVLSIVISMLIAIVFIGGIFYFLSAQLASFGSTVPAMKSKFSQVVTDVQKFIFQHFGVDTQRQGKFIKDTVNNSKALVGQTINTVLGTLSLVFLIPVYVFLMLLYKTLIINFLFEVFSEENSARVAEILQETKAAIQSYIVGLLTETLIVAILNSAALLILGVPYAILLGVIGALLNMLPYIGGLIAIALPILMATVTKDGYTTQLLVIAAYLFIQFIDNNILVPKIVSSKVQINALISIIIVLLGGALWGISGMFLSIPFIAVLKIVFDRIDDLKPWGKLLGDNVPTRNIGQIWLRRRQRVSTPAQ, encoded by the coding sequence ATGCAAACCAAGCAATACCCATTTTACCTTCAGGCCACGGTTATACTATTCGGGCTTATTCTATTTGTTTATGTGTTATCAACCCTGGCCGATATACTGATACCGCTGGCTTTTGCAGCTTTTATTGCCATATTACTGAACCGGCTCGTTAACCGCCTGCAAAAGATAGGTGTGCCCCGGGTACTGTCTATTGTTATATCGATGCTCATTGCCATCGTATTTATTGGCGGTATATTTTATTTTCTTTCAGCACAATTAGCCTCATTCGGTTCCACTGTACCGGCTATGAAGAGTAAGTTTTCGCAAGTAGTTACTGATGTTCAAAAATTCATCTTTCAGCATTTTGGTGTGGATACCCAGCGGCAGGGAAAGTTTATTAAAGATACCGTTAATAACAGTAAGGCCCTGGTTGGCCAAACCATCAACACGGTTTTAGGTACTTTAAGCTTGGTGTTCCTTATTCCGGTTTATGTGTTCCTTATGCTATTGTACAAAACTTTAATCATCAACTTCCTCTTCGAAGTATTTTCGGAAGAAAACTCTGCGAGGGTAGCCGAAATTTTGCAAGAAACCAAGGCAGCCATTCAAAGCTATATTGTAGGCCTGCTAACCGAAACTTTAATTGTGGCCATCCTTAACTCTGCTGCTCTTTTAATACTCGGGGTTCCTTATGCCATATTGTTGGGCGTAATAGGCGCTTTGCTGAATATGCTACCTTACATTGGCGGCTTAATTGCCATAGCTTTACCTATTTTAATGGCTACTGTAACTAAAGACGGCTATACCACACAGTTGCTGGTGATAGCCGCCTATCTTTTCATTCAGTTTATTGATAACAATATATTGGTCCCTAAAATCGTTTCGTCGAAAGTTCAGATCAATGCATTAATATCCATTATCATTGTTTTACTGGGTGGCGCATTATGGGGCATATCGGGTATGTTTTTGTCGATACCTTTTATTGCAGTACTCAAAATCGTATTCGACCGTATAGACGACCTGAAACCCTGGGGTAAACTATTGGGCGATAACGTACCTACCCGAAATATAGGGCAGATATGGCTACGTCGCAGGCAACGGGTAAGTACCCCGGCACAATAA
- the rpsU gene encoding 30S ribosomal protein S21, whose product MIIINVKDGESLDKALKRFKKKFEKTGVLRELRSRQAYEKKSVTRRNVVKHAIYKQGMNQETV is encoded by the coding sequence ATGATTATTATCAATGTAAAAGACGGCGAATCGTTAGATAAAGCCCTAAAACGTTTCAAAAAGAAATTTGAGAAAACCGGTGTTTTACGCGAACTGCGCAGTCGCCAGGCTTACGAGAAAAAATCAGTTACCCGCAGAAATGTGGTGAAACACGCCATCTACAAACAAGGCATGAATCAGGAAACAGTTTAA
- a CDS encoding tetratricopeptide repeat protein → MKIFFSFLIAAIFCTGNSKAQDTRIARAQNLACGCLDSLKSLPFKQRADSCLSKSGAQALSEGMKSGTKVPTTVEGMRSFLTSVQKEVYSSCPTYRQGYNEEQMKVYEALSANPEAKKLYSNGGNLMEAQKWDEAIAAYEKAVKLDPKFAYAYDNIAICYRKKQDYKTAIKYYQKSLEVFPAGNLALQNLAAVYSYDNNNTEALNQYNKLKYLYPQDAEGYFGAGKLQAIAANYEVALDDIFTAHLLYAKNNSAYVKDSQQLVAYVYTKMKANNQEDAFMKKAKQYNININTSGTNK, encoded by the coding sequence ATGAAAATATTTTTCAGCTTCCTTATTGCCGCTATTTTTTGCACTGGCAATAGCAAAGCACAAGACACCAGAATAGCCCGCGCTCAGAACCTGGCCTGCGGATGCCTCGATAGTTTAAAAAGCCTGCCTTTTAAGCAACGGGCCGATTCGTGCCTGAGTAAATCTGGTGCACAAGCGCTATCAGAAGGGATGAAAAGTGGTACTAAAGTACCAACAACCGTTGAAGGTATGCGCAGTTTCCTTACCAGTGTACAAAAGGAAGTGTATAGCAGTTGCCCAACTTACAGGCAGGGGTATAATGAAGAACAGATGAAAGTCTATGAAGCCTTGTCGGCCAACCCCGAAGCCAAAAAGCTTTATAGTAATGGCGGCAATTTAATGGAGGCCCAAAAATGGGATGAGGCTATTGCAGCTTATGAAAAAGCAGTAAAGCTCGACCCTAAGTTTGCCTATGCTTATGATAACATAGCCATCTGCTACCGAAAAAAACAAGACTATAAAACCGCCATCAAATATTACCAAAAATCGCTTGAAGTTTTCCCGGCAGGTAACCTGGCGTTGCAAAATCTGGCAGCGGTATACTCCTATGATAACAACAATACCGAGGCCTTAAACCAGTATAATAAGCTAAAGTACCTATACCCGCAGGATGCAGAGGGCTACTTTGGCGCAGGTAAACTTCAGGCTATTGCAGCTAACTATGAAGTTGCTTTAGATGATATTTTTACAGCACACCTGCTTTACGCAAAAAATAATTCGGCCTATGTTAAAGACAGCCAGCAATTGGTTGCTTATGTATACACTAAAATGAAAGCTAATAACCAGGAGGATGCCTTTATGAAGAAAGCTAAGCAATATAATATCAACATCAATACTTCGGGCACAAATAAATAA
- a CDS encoding NADH:flavin oxidoreductase/NADH oxidase, which yields MKTLFTPLKIKSVELKNRITVSPMCEYSSEDGFANDWHLVHLGSMATGGAGLIITEATAVSAEGRITFADLGIWKDEHISRLKQIIDFIEQQGCVAGVQLAHAGRKASHSEPWTGGKQIPSDQANGWLTVAPSALPFTDGEEAPVELDKAGIEKVKADFKAATLRAVEAGFKVAELHAAHGYLLHQFYSPLSNQRIDEYGGSFENRIRLLLEVTETVQEVWPKDYPLFVRISATDWAEGGWTAEDSVKLAVILKEKGVDLIDCSTGGNVAKASIPVKPGYQVQFAEQVKREAGILTGAVGLITTAQQANDIIQKEQADLVLFAREMLRDPHFALRAAHELGESVKWPVQYERAKWH from the coding sequence ATGAAAACGTTATTCACACCTCTAAAAATTAAAAGCGTAGAGCTTAAAAACCGTATAACTGTATCGCCCATGTGCGAGTACTCCAGTGAGGATGGCTTTGCTAACGACTGGCACCTGGTACATTTGGGCAGCATGGCCACAGGTGGTGCCGGGTTAATTATTACCGAAGCAACGGCTGTATCGGCCGAGGGTCGCATCACCTTTGCTGATTTAGGCATATGGAAAGATGAGCACATAAGCCGCCTTAAACAAATCATAGATTTTATAGAACAGCAAGGCTGTGTAGCCGGTGTACAACTTGCACATGCCGGCCGCAAAGCCAGCCATAGCGAACCCTGGACCGGCGGTAAGCAAATACCAAGCGATCAGGCAAATGGATGGTTAACCGTAGCTCCAAGCGCCCTGCCGTTTACTGATGGGGAAGAAGCGCCTGTGGAATTGGATAAAGCAGGTATTGAAAAAGTAAAGGCCGATTTTAAAGCGGCAACCCTGCGTGCCGTTGAAGCTGGATTTAAAGTGGCCGAATTACATGCTGCACATGGTTACCTTTTGCACCAGTTTTACTCACCGTTAAGCAACCAGCGTATCGATGAGTATGGCGGCTCGTTTGAGAATCGCATACGGCTGTTACTGGAAGTTACGGAAACGGTACAGGAAGTTTGGCCGAAAGATTATCCTTTGTTCGTACGCATCTCGGCAACCGACTGGGCAGAAGGTGGCTGGACGGCTGAGGATTCGGTGAAGCTGGCTGTAATTTTAAAAGAAAAAGGTGTAGATTTGATTGATTGCTCAACCGGCGGTAACGTAGCCAAAGCAAGCATACCAGTTAAACCTGGGTACCAGGTGCAATTTGCAGAACAGGTAAAACGCGAAGCCGGTATACTAACCGGTGCTGTAGGTTTAATTACCACGGCACAACAGGCCAACGATATTATACAAAAAGAACAAGCCGATTTAGTGCTCTTTGCCCGCGAAATGCTGCGCGACCCGCATTTTGCATTGAGGGCTGCACATGAGTTAGGAGAAAGCGTAAAATGGCCAGTGCAGTATGAGCGCGCCAAATGGCATTGA
- a CDS encoding glycine--tRNA ligase: protein MSKNTDELFKNVIAHAKEYGFVFPSSEIYDGLSAVYDYGQNGAELKNNIKTYWWKSMVQLNENIVGIDSAIFMHPKIWKASGHVDGFSDPMIDNKDSKKRYRADQLLEDKIDRYDKDGKTDQAEQLQIELDKAMKADDLPLLRELVIEHEIACPVSGTRNWTEVRQFNLMFSTQMGAVADDSDVVYLRPETAQGIFVNYLNVQKSGRMKIPFGIAQIGKAFRNEVIARQFIIRMREFEQMEMQFFVRPGTEMQWYEHWKQTRLRWHLALGTHNAKYRYHDHTKLAHYANAAVDIEFEFPFGFKEVEGIHSRTNFDLSQHQEFSGKKMQYFDPETDPETGKPYGNYIPYVIETSIGLDRMFLLTLMNAYEEEDLSTDEKQDSRTVLRLHPCLAPVKAAIFPLTKKDGLPEKAKEIMDTLKLDFNLQYEEKDAIGKRYRRQDAIGTPFCITVDHQTLEDNTVTIRHRDTMAQERVPADQLDKIIGDLVSWKNVLQ from the coding sequence ATGAGTAAAAATACCGACGAACTGTTTAAAAATGTGATTGCCCATGCTAAGGAGTATGGTTTTGTGTTTCCATCCAGTGAAATTTATGACGGCTTAAGCGCCGTATACGATTATGGCCAAAACGGCGCCGAACTGAAAAACAACATCAAGACTTACTGGTGGAAGAGTATGGTGCAACTAAACGAGAACATTGTGGGTATCGACTCGGCCATATTTATGCATCCTAAAATATGGAAAGCCAGCGGTCACGTAGACGGCTTTAGCGACCCTATGATTGATAATAAGGACTCTAAAAAGCGCTATCGTGCCGACCAGTTGCTAGAAGACAAGATAGACCGTTATGATAAAGACGGCAAAACCGACCAGGCTGAGCAGTTGCAAATTGAACTGGATAAAGCCATGAAAGCCGATGACCTGCCCCTCCTGCGTGAACTGGTTATTGAGCACGAAATTGCCTGCCCGGTAAGCGGCACCCGTAACTGGACCGAGGTACGCCAGTTTAACCTAATGTTTAGCACCCAAATGGGTGCAGTGGCCGATGACTCTGACGTAGTATACCTGCGCCCCGAAACTGCACAGGGTATCTTTGTAAACTACCTGAACGTGCAGAAATCGGGCCGGATGAAAATCCCATTCGGTATTGCACAAATTGGTAAGGCTTTCCGTAATGAGGTTATTGCCCGTCAGTTCATCATCCGCATGCGCGAGTTTGAGCAAATGGAAATGCAATTTTTTGTTCGTCCTGGCACCGAAATGCAATGGTATGAGCACTGGAAACAAACCCGTTTGAGGTGGCACCTGGCCTTAGGTACCCACAATGCAAAATACCGCTACCACGACCATACCAAGTTGGCGCACTACGCCAATGCTGCTGTTGATATTGAATTTGAATTTCCGTTCGGCTTCAAAGAAGTGGAAGGCATACATAGCCGTACCAATTTTGATTTAAGCCAACACCAAGAGTTTTCGGGTAAAAAAATGCAATATTTTGATCCGGAAACCGATCCTGAAACCGGCAAACCTTATGGCAACTATATACCCTATGTAATTGAAACATCCATAGGTTTAGACCGCATGTTCCTGCTTACGTTGATGAATGCCTACGAGGAAGAAGACTTGAGCACCGATGAAAAGCAGGACAGCCGCACCGTATTAAGGTTACACCCTTGCCTGGCGCCGGTTAAAGCCGCTATTTTCCCTCTAACCAAAAAAGATGGCTTGCCCGAAAAAGCGAAAGAGATTATGGACACCCTCAAGCTGGACTTTAACCTGCAGTACGAAGAGAAAGACGCCATTGGCAAGCGGTACCGCCGCCAGGATGCCATAGGCACGCCATTCTGTATTACGGTAGATCACCAAACGCTGGAAGATAATACCGTAACCATCCGTCACCGTGATACCATGGCCCAGGAACGCGTTCCGGCCGACCAACTGGATAAAATCATCGGCGATCTGGTAAGCTGGAAGAACGTATTGCAATAA
- a CDS encoding DUF4230 domain-containing protein has product MTRSRTPLTLIASLVIIGFLIFLFFYMKHQFTAVRTEVTEDVMVEKITSMGKLELVKYSMKDVLEKKQIHTLLPDERVLFVAVGEVTACIDLTKVRKQDITRDSSGNRITVVLPQPEICYTKLDHQRSKVYDVSGVILPSTTKAMIEDIYKLAEKRLGDNAREMNITGKARESAQTIFKPLLEGVSGKTVVLKFR; this is encoded by the coding sequence ATGACCCGTTCCAGAACGCCCCTTACTTTGATCGCCTCACTTGTCATCATTGGCTTTCTTATCTTCCTGTTTTTTTACATGAAGCACCAGTTTACGGCCGTACGTACCGAAGTGACCGAAGATGTAATGGTAGAAAAGATAACCAGCATGGGTAAGCTTGAACTGGTTAAGTACAGTATGAAAGATGTGCTCGAAAAAAAGCAGATACATACCCTGCTGCCTGATGAGCGGGTGCTGTTTGTAGCTGTAGGGGAGGTGACCGCCTGTATTGATTTAACCAAAGTGCGCAAGCAGGATATTACCCGCGACAGCTCGGGCAACCGCATTACAGTAGTTTTGCCACAGCCCGAAATTTGCTATACTAAGCTGGATCATCAACGATCAAAAGTATATGACGTAAGTGGAGTGATACTGCCAAGTACCACCAAGGCCATGATAGAAGATATTTACAAACTTGCCGAAAAGCGGCTGGGCGATAATGCCCGCGAAATGAACATCACCGGCAAAGCCCGCGAAAGTGCGCAGACTATCTTTAAGCCATTGTTGGAAGGTGTATCAGGCAAAACAGTGGTACTTAAATTCAGATAA